In Pseudomonas sp. R76, one genomic interval encodes:
- the tssC gene encoding type VI secretion system contractile sheath large subunit, with protein MITTQPNPQPASATDEYSILDNIVAQTLLSADDEAYGIAKRGVSAFIEELLKPQNSAEPVKKRLVDRMIAEIDTKLSQQMDEILHHPDFQALESAWKGLQLLVDRTNFRENIKIELLNVSRQDLLDDFEDSPEITQSGLYKHIYSAEYGQFGGQPVGAIIANYFLSPSAPDVRLMQYASSVACMAHAPFIAAAGPAFFGLESFTGLPDLKDLRDHFEGPQFAKWQSFRQSEDARYIGLTVPRFLLRTPYDPLECPVKTFAYRETVVNSYEHYLWGNTAYAFATRLTDSFARFRWCPNIIGPQSGGAVEDLPLHHFQSMGEIETKIPTEVLVSDRREYELAQEGFIALTMRKGSDNAAFFSASSVQKPKSFGISEEGKAAELNYRLGTQLPYMMVVNRLAHYLKVLQREQLGSWKERTDLELELNKWIRQYVADQENPSAEVRGRRPLRAARIVVSDVDGEPGWYRVNLSVRPHFKYMGADFTLSLVGKLDKE; from the coding sequence ATGATCACCACCCAGCCCAACCCGCAGCCCGCAAGCGCCACTGACGAGTACAGCATCCTCGACAACATCGTTGCCCAGACATTGCTGAGTGCCGACGACGAAGCGTACGGCATTGCCAAGCGTGGCGTGTCGGCGTTCATCGAGGAACTGCTCAAGCCGCAGAACAGCGCAGAACCGGTGAAGAAACGCCTGGTCGACCGGATGATTGCCGAGATCGACACCAAACTCAGCCAGCAAATGGACGAAATTCTCCATCACCCGGATTTCCAGGCGCTGGAGTCTGCCTGGAAGGGCTTGCAGCTGCTGGTCGACCGTACCAACTTCCGAGAGAACATCAAGATCGAACTGCTGAATGTCTCGCGGCAGGATCTGTTGGATGATTTTGAGGACTCGCCGGAAATTACCCAGTCCGGGCTTTACAAGCATATTTACAGCGCCGAATACGGCCAGTTCGGTGGTCAGCCGGTCGGCGCGATCATCGCCAACTATTTCCTGTCACCCAGTGCACCGGACGTGAGGCTGATGCAATACGCATCCAGCGTCGCCTGTATGGCTCACGCACCTTTTATTGCCGCTGCCGGGCCGGCCTTCTTTGGGTTGGAAAGCTTCACTGGTTTGCCTGATCTCAAGGACCTCAGGGACCATTTCGAAGGCCCCCAGTTTGCCAAATGGCAAAGTTTTCGCCAGAGCGAAGACGCGCGCTATATCGGCCTTACGGTGCCGCGCTTCCTGCTGCGAACGCCCTACGACCCGCTTGAATGCCCGGTTAAAACCTTTGCCTACCGGGAAACCGTGGTCAACAGCTACGAGCACTATCTATGGGGCAATACCGCGTATGCCTTTGCTACGCGCCTGACCGACAGCTTCGCGCGCTTTCGCTGGTGTCCGAACATCATCGGCCCGCAAAGCGGCGGGGCAGTGGAGGACTTGCCGCTGCATCACTTTCAGAGCATGGGCGAGATTGAAACCAAGATCCCGACCGAAGTGCTGGTTTCTGACCGGCGTGAATACGAGCTGGCACAAGAAGGCTTTATTGCCCTGACCATGCGCAAGGGCAGTGACAATGCGGCGTTCTTTTCCGCCAGTTCCGTGCAAAAACCCAAGTCTTTTGGCATCAGTGAAGAGGGCAAGGCGGCCGAGTTGAATTACCGACTTGGCACCCAGCTGCCCTACATGATGGTGGTCAATCGTCTGGCTCACTACCTCAAGGTTTTGCAGCGCGAGCAGCTGGGTTCGTGGAAAGAACGCACGGACCTGGAGTTGGAACTCAACAAGTGGATTCGCCAGTACGTGGCCGATCAGGAGAACCCCAGTGCAGAGGTGCGTGGACGCCGCCCATTGCGCGCAGCTCGCATTGTCGTCAGCGATGTCGACGGAGAACCAGGCTGGTATCGGGTTAACTTGAGCGTGCGCCCGCACTTCAAGTACATGGGCGCAGATTTCACGTTGTCGCTGGTCGGCAAGCTCGATAAAGAATGA
- the tssB gene encoding type VI secretion system contractile sheath small subunit: MAKDGSVAPKERINITFKPAIGGAQEEVELPLKLLVLGDFSQREDSRKLEDRKPIGIDKNTLDEVLAKQALSLTLSVPNRLQENTDVEALAVQVRINSMKDFNPANLVEQIPELQKLMALREALMALKGPLGNTPSFRKAIEQALADDESRARVLAELGLSSPVT, from the coding sequence GTGGCCAAAGACGGTTCGGTAGCACCCAAGGAACGTATCAATATTACCTTCAAGCCCGCCATTGGCGGCGCTCAAGAGGAAGTCGAGCTGCCGTTGAAATTGCTTGTACTGGGGGATTTCAGCCAGCGTGAGGATTCGCGCAAGCTCGAAGATCGAAAGCCCATTGGTATCGACAAGAACACCCTTGATGAGGTGCTGGCCAAACAGGCGTTGAGCCTGACGTTGAGCGTGCCCAACCGCTTGCAGGAGAACACGGATGTCGAAGCGTTGGCCGTCCAGGTGCGGATCAACTCGATGAAGGATTTCAACCCCGCGAACCTGGTTGAGCAAATACCCGAGTTACAAAAACTGATGGCATTGCGGGAGGCGTTGATGGCGCTCAAAGGGCCTTTGGGCAATACACCCAGCTTTCGCAAAGCCATTGAGCAGGCACTGGCCGATGACGAGTCGCGTGCGCGGGTACTTGCTGAGCTGGGGCTGAGCAGCCCCGTCACCTGA
- the tssA gene encoding type VI secretion system protein TssA, which yields MDYSDTLYAYYLEVARLPCSPQDFAGCDSRFSSEFEALESELGKAQSIHGASQPDWHKVSENGERLLREHSKDLRVAVWLTWALYQRDSFPGLLAGLGLLRHLCVHHWAVVYPAKSRTRSAAFNWLVLRLEPLFAQNLSLTEQQTVFQALLEHLASLDEIWGERLGDDAPLLLPIRRQLSERLALAAQSRPEPGAVAGVIAQVKQAATQLRQPEQSVNNEKDAHKLLRALQEQARPLCAWWLRQSATDLRALRLSRTLAWLALVNYPDANSERVTALRAPSPDKLKRFQDRFDQGHYADLLLELEVSLAGALFWFDGLRMTWECLEALQADLAMTELEMNFALLLQRLPSLPQFKFDDGSGFADSATADWIALHVLRHLHKTEPSSAVVDVGGAPWETALQAVMSRLRKEGLKAAVGELKQGLHAACSDRARFHWRLALARLCIRAGKHELGRIQLEQMDLELQHAGLDRWEPELAFQVARLLHRCYDLLPQDHGVRERKEVTHRRLCHFDLEAVLE from the coding sequence ATGGATTATTCAGACACGCTGTACGCTTATTACCTTGAAGTTGCGCGGCTACCTTGTTCGCCACAGGATTTTGCCGGCTGTGATAGTCGGTTTTCCAGCGAGTTCGAGGCCTTGGAATCCGAGCTTGGCAAAGCGCAATCGATTCATGGTGCAAGCCAGCCGGATTGGCACAAAGTCAGCGAGAACGGTGAGCGTCTGCTGCGTGAGCATTCCAAGGATCTGCGGGTCGCTGTCTGGTTGACATGGGCGTTGTATCAGCGTGATTCATTTCCCGGGCTTCTGGCGGGTCTCGGTTTGCTACGCCACCTGTGTGTGCACCACTGGGCGGTTGTGTACCCCGCCAAGTCGAGGACCCGCAGCGCTGCGTTCAATTGGCTGGTGTTGCGGTTGGAGCCGCTGTTTGCGCAGAACCTCTCGCTTACCGAACAGCAGACAGTGTTTCAGGCGCTGCTTGAACACCTCGCGAGCCTCGACGAAATATGGGGCGAGCGCCTGGGTGACGATGCGCCTTTGTTATTACCGATTCGCAGGCAACTGTCGGAGCGCCTGGCACTTGCCGCGCAAAGCCGTCCTGAGCCTGGCGCAGTGGCGGGTGTTATTGCCCAGGTAAAGCAGGCGGCAACGCAATTGCGCCAGCCCGAGCAGTCGGTGAATAACGAAAAAGACGCCCACAAACTGCTGCGTGCATTGCAGGAGCAGGCTCGCCCCTTGTGCGCCTGGTGGCTACGCCAGAGTGCGACAGACCTGCGAGCCTTGCGCCTGAGCCGAACCCTTGCATGGCTTGCGCTCGTCAATTACCCCGACGCCAATAGCGAGCGAGTAACGGCATTGCGTGCGCCGTCGCCCGACAAACTTAAACGGTTCCAGGACCGCTTTGACCAGGGACATTACGCCGATCTTTTACTGGAACTCGAGGTGAGCCTGGCTGGCGCGTTGTTCTGGTTCGATGGGTTGCGTATGACTTGGGAGTGCCTTGAAGCCTTGCAGGCCGACTTGGCCATGACCGAGTTGGAAATGAATTTTGCCTTGTTGTTGCAACGGCTGCCGAGCCTGCCTCAGTTCAAGTTTGACGACGGCAGCGGGTTTGCCGATTCCGCGACAGCTGACTGGATCGCACTGCATGTGCTTCGCCATCTGCACAAGACCGAGCCCTCAAGTGCCGTGGTCGATGTGGGCGGTGCGCCTTGGGAAACGGCGTTGCAGGCGGTGATGTCGAGGCTGCGTAAAGAGGGGCTGAAGGCGGCGGTCGGTGAGCTCAAGCAAGGTTTGCACGCCGCGTGCAGTGACCGCGCGCGCTTTCATTGGCGATTGGCGCTGGCCAGGTTGTGCATCCGGGCGGGCAAGCATGAGCTGGGCAGGATCCAGCTTGAGCAGATGGACCTTGAACTCCAGCACGCAGGCCTGGACCGCTGGGAACCCGAGTTGGCCTTTCAAGTCGCGCGGCTGCTGCATCGCTGTTACGACCTTTTGCCACAAGACCACGGCGTGCGCGAACGCAAGGAAGTCACCCATCGCAGGTTGTGCCACTTCGATCTCGAAGCGGTACTTGAATAG
- a CDS encoding Hcp family type VI secretion system effector: protein MPTPAYLSVTGVKQGLITAGTFTQDSVGNIYQEGHEDQILVQAFAHQVIIPRDPQSGQPTGQRVHKPLMISKVFDKSSPLLFSALTSGEEVSCRLEWFRTSSAGTQEHYFTIELEGATIVDVQSRMPNCQDPDNAHFTHLEDVYFTYRKIIWTHEVAGTSGSDDWRSPVAG, encoded by the coding sequence ATGCCAACACCCGCGTACCTCTCCGTCACCGGCGTCAAACAGGGCTTGATCACGGCAGGCACATTTACCCAGGATTCGGTCGGCAACATTTATCAGGAGGGCCATGAGGACCAGATCCTCGTGCAGGCATTTGCCCATCAGGTAATCATTCCCCGCGATCCGCAATCGGGCCAGCCAACCGGCCAACGGGTGCACAAACCACTGATGATCAGCAAGGTCTTCGACAAATCCTCACCGCTGCTCTTCAGCGCGCTGACCTCGGGCGAAGAAGTGTCGTGCCGGCTGGAGTGGTTCCGCACCTCCTCGGCCGGCACCCAGGAGCATTACTTCACCATCGAGCTGGAAGGCGCGACCATCGTCGACGTGCAATCGCGCATGCCCAATTGCCAGGACCCTGACAATGCGCACTTCACGCATTTGGAGGATGTGTATTTCACCTATCGCAAGATCATCTGGACCCACGAAGTGGCCGGCACGTCCGGCTCGGACGACTGGCGGAGCCCGGTCGCCGGCTAA
- a CDS encoding aldo/keto reductase, whose translation MRTIDLAGVPVPVIGQGTWRMGENPDQRRAEVAALQLGIDEGMSLIDTAEMYGEGGAEEVVGEAIRGKRDQVFLVSKIYPHNASHKGVPRACEASLQRLGTDYIDLYLLHWRGQYPLEETVEAFERLREAGKIGRWGVSNFDVADLQELASPACATNQVLYNIEERGIEFDLLPWWQQHHLPLMAYCPIAQGGELLASPTLKQIARRHEVTPAQVSLAWVLRQDGVIAIPKAVTPEHVRLNARAAQLVLDEHDLDAIDRVFGAPKRKHPLAMV comes from the coding sequence ATGCGTACTATCGATCTGGCCGGTGTTCCCGTGCCTGTCATCGGCCAGGGCACCTGGCGCATGGGCGAAAACCCGGACCAGCGCCGGGCTGAAGTCGCTGCGTTGCAATTGGGTATCGACGAGGGCATGAGCCTGATCGATACCGCTGAAATGTATGGCGAAGGCGGTGCCGAAGAGGTGGTCGGCGAAGCCATTCGCGGCAAGCGCGACCAGGTGTTTCTCGTCAGCAAAATCTACCCTCACAATGCCAGTCACAAAGGCGTGCCCCGCGCCTGCGAAGCCAGCCTGCAACGCCTGGGCACTGACTATATCGACCTGTACCTGTTGCACTGGCGCGGCCAATACCCTCTTGAAGAAACCGTCGAGGCTTTCGAACGCCTGCGTGAAGCCGGCAAGATCGGCCGCTGGGGCGTATCCAACTTTGACGTGGCCGACCTGCAGGAACTTGCCTCCCCAGCCTGTGCGACCAACCAGGTGCTCTACAACATTGAAGAGCGCGGCATTGAATTCGACCTGCTGCCATGGTGGCAACAGCACCACTTGCCGCTCATGGCTTACTGCCCCATCGCCCAGGGCGGTGAGTTGCTGGCCAGCCCCACGCTCAAGCAAATCGCCCGTCGCCACGAGGTGACACCGGCCCAGGTGTCACTCGCCTGGGTGTTGCGCCAGGACGGTGTGATCGCCATCCCCAAGGCCGTTACACCCGAACACGTGCGGCTCAATGCCAGGGCTGCGCAACTGGTGCTGGATGAGCACGACCTGGACGCAATCGACCGCGTATTCGGCGCCCCCAAACGCAAGCACCCGCTGGCGATGGTGTAG